A DNA window from Tachysurus fulvidraco isolate hzauxx_2018 chromosome 4, HZAU_PFXX_2.0, whole genome shotgun sequence contains the following coding sequences:
- the utp25 gene encoding U3 small nucleolar RNA-associated protein 25 homolog, which translates to MKMGKRRRKNPNFENLSQKQKKHLKEFGERHPFDDQVTERAENTQIVRLKEKCTSLASESDGEEEEEKPSAYDKLLLSINRTVGEEEESEEEDGDDAADDLDKASEVDDEEAEERGGDGDDDDGDEEAAGLSEEEDAVGGKQEAQGGEFTDETREAEFSLESNLPADGEQEKHQEHHEGQEDMYVEHQETELSEFEVNRISNGSKLRTQIKWSRLGVLHCSCPLERFPAVAPSSSVSLPPFHKTLEPKVRSLVGSGLSALQDELLRLMGSYRDVYYPECSVLDGVAETRQVFCLHALNHVLKANSRVLTHNAVLKQAKAGDEDELRDQGLTRPKVLIMVPFRDGALRIIQTFISLLESDGKKMDVSNKKRFKDEYGEEPNSKPAGLHRPDDHHAIFSGNVDDHFRIGVSILKRSMRLYSPFYSSDIIIASPLGLRTLIGVEGEAQRDFDFLSSVELLVLEQSDVFLMQNWEHVLHVMKHMNLQPLDSHGVDFSRVRMWNLNNWARFYRQTLVFSSIQEPQINNIITKHCHNYRGQVSIKNLPKTGSISQVLVQLPHVFQMFHTDSFMDQDERFRFFVNKVLPQYRDSVMSHTLIYVPSYFDFVRVRNFLKKEDVSFCVISEYSERAEVSRARHFFSKGEKQFLLFSERFHFYKRSTIRGIQNIIFYALPTYAHFYSEVCNMLQVGGSDGSSSFTCTTLYSRYDAHRLAAIGGAERAASMIRSNKSVHLFITGEEVRV; encoded by the exons ATGAAAATGGGCAAAAGGAGGCGAAAAAACCCGAATTTTGAGAATTTAagtcaaaaacagaaaaaacacctGAAAGAGTTCGGAGAAAGACATCCGTTTGATGACCA AGTCACTGAAAGAgctgaaaacacacagattGTCCGCTTG aaaGAGAAGTGCACCTCCTTGGCGTCTGAGAGTGatggagaagaggaggaggagaaaccCAGTGCGTATGACAAGCTGCTGTTGAGTATAAACCGCACTGTtggtgaggaagaggagagcgAAGAGGAAGACGGTGATGATGCTGCAGACGATCTGGACAAAGCTTCTGAAG TGGACGATGAAGAAGCAGAGGAACGTggaggtgatggtgatgatgatgatggtgatgaagaaGCTGCAGGCTTGTCTGAGGAAGAGGACGCTGTGGGAGGGAAGCAGGAGGCGCAGGGCGGCGAGTTCACCGATGAAACACGTGAAGCTGAGTTCAGTTTGGAGTCGAATCTGCCTGCAGACGGAGAGCAGGAGAAACACCAGGAACACCACGAGGGGCAAGAAG aCATGTATGTGGAGCATCAGGAAACAGAGCTGAGTGAATTCGAGGTCAACAGAATCTCAAACGGCTCCAAACTCAGGACCCAGATTAAG TGGTCCAGACTCGGTGTCCTGCACTGCTCGTGTCCCCTCGAGCGTTTTCCCGCCGTGGCTCCGTCCTCGTCCGTGTCTCTCCCGCCGTTCCATAAAACTCTGGAGCCGAAGGTTCGATCTCTCGTTGGTTCAGGACTCAGCGCCCTGCAGGACGAGCTGCTGAGGCTCATGG GTTCCTACAGGGATGTTTATTACCCAGAATGCTCTGTGCTGGACGGGGTAGCGGAGACTAGGCAGGTCTTCTGTCTCCACGCTCTCAACCACGTCCTGAAGGCCAACTCCAGAGTGCTTACCCATAATGCCGTGCTGAAGCAGGCGAAGGCTGGCGATGAGGACGAGTTGAGGGACCAAGGCCTCACCAGACCCAAA GTTCTCATCATGGTTCCGTTTCGGGACGGAGCGCTTCGCATCATCCAGACCTTCATCTCCCTGCTGGAGAGCGACGGCAAGAAGATGGACGTCAGCAACAAGAAGAGGTTTAAAGACGAGTACGGAGAGGAGCCCAACTCCAAACCTGCTGGTCTGCACCGACCAGACGACCATCACGCCATCTTCTCTGGGAACGTGGACGACCACTTCAGGATCG GTGTGTCCATCCTGAAGCGCAGCATGCGTCTTTACTCCCCGTTCTACTCCTCTGACATCATCATCGCGTCTCCTCTGGGGCTCAGGACACTGATTGGGGTGGAAGGAGAAGCTCAGCGTGACTTTGACTTCTTGTCGTCTGTGGAGCTGCTGGTTCTGGAGCAGAGTGACGTGTTCCTTATGCAGAACTGGGAGCACGTGCTG CATGTGATGAAGCACATGAACCTTCAGCCACTGGATTCTCACGGTGTGGATTTCTCACGTGTGCGAATGTGGAACCTGAACAACTGGGCCAGGTTTTACAGACAGACGCTGGTGTTCAGCTCCATCCAGGAACCTCAGATCAACAACATCATCACCAAACACTGTCACAACTACAGAggacag gTTTCCATTAAAAATCTTCCTAAAACAGGCTCCATCTCCCAGGTGCTGGTGCAGCTGCCACACGTCTTCCAGATGTTTCACACGGACAGTTTCATGGACCAGGACGAAAG ATTCCGCTTCTTTGTGAATAAGGTTCTCCCGCAGTACCGGGACTCcgtgatgtcacacacactcatctacgTGCCGTCGTATTTCGATTTTGTGCGTGTGAGGAACTTCCTGAAGAAGGAGGACGTGAGCTTCTGTGTGATCAGCGAGTACTCGGAGAGAGCGGAGGTGTCACGCGCTCGTCACTTCTTCAGCAAAGGAGAGAAACAGTTCCTGCTCTTCTCCGAGAGGTTCCACTTTTacaagag gtcCACCATCAGAGGAATACAGAACATTATCTTCTACGCCCTGCCCACCTATGCACACTTCTACAGTGAGGTGTGTAACATGCTGCAGGTCGGCGGCTCTGACGGTTCCTCCAGCTTCACCTGCACCACTCTGTACTCTCGCTACGACGCTCACAGACTGGCAGCCATCGGCGGGGCCGAGCGAGCCGCCAGCATGATCCGGTCCAACAAGTCTGTCCATCTGTTCATCACGGGGGAGGAAGTGCGTGTGTGA